A genomic window from Triticum urartu cultivar G1812 chromosome 7, Tu2.1, whole genome shotgun sequence includes:
- the LOC125523752 gene encoding 26.2 kDa heat shock protein, mitochondrial-like has product MASAVACKGAEPAGLLKSGAPVAFCAPHCPAVNAVRRPYSTQVKEVNRYDDDDDDDYSDRDLVIPSSFSQDVLDPLGALTSMARLLSLMEDVAAQTGLSTAGASRLGRWVAKEDDDAVYLKVPMPGLTKEHVKVRADKNILVVEGEGEKQPWDGDDDSAVPRYNRRIEMPADAYKLDKIKAEMKNGVLWVTLLKVKEEERKDVFHVKVE; this is encoded by the exons atGGCTTCCGCCGTCGCTTGCAAGGGTGCCGAGCCGGCCGGCCTCCTCAAGTCCGGTGCTCCCGTGGCCTTCTGCGCGCCCCACTGCCCCGCCGTCAACGCCGTCCGCCGCCCGTACAGCACCCAGGTCAAGGAGGTCAACCGctacgacgacgacgacgacgacgactacAGCGACCGCGACCTCGTCATCCCCAGCTCCTTCTCGCAGG ACGTGCTCGACCCGCTCGGCGCGCTGACCAGCATGGCCCGTCTGCTGTCTCTGATGGAGGACGTTGCAGCTCAGACCGGCCTCTCCACTGCTGGGGCGTCGCGGCTCGGACGCTGGGTGGCCAAGGAGGACGACGACGCGGTGTACCTCAAGGTGCCGATGCCCGGGCTGACCAAGGAGCACGTGAAGGTGCGCGCGGACAAGAACATCCTGGTGGTCGAGGGCGAGGGCGAGAAGCAGCCCTGGGACGGCGACGACGACTCCGCGGTGCCGAGGTACAACCGCCGCATCGAGATGCCCGCTGACGCGTACAAGTTGGACAAGATCAAGGCCGAGATGAAGAACGGCGTGCTCTGGGTGACCCTGCTCAAGGTGAAGGAGGAGGAGCGCAAGGACGTGTTCCACGTCAAGGTCGAGTAG